The candidate division KSB1 bacterium region CATGGCCTCCAGCATCCAACCCGAATCCTTCATCACGTAGCGATTATAACTTGCGGTAACCTCCATATTGAGCGGCTTGAGCCAAGTTGTAAGGTACGCGCGCGATGTGATGAGTCCCAATTGCGAATAATACAACTGATTCTGAAAATAAAGCAGAAATCCTGTGTACTCGAGCCGATATCCCAGTGCCAACTGCCGGTGCAGTAACCATTTCACCGCTTCGCCGCCGAAACCCCAGCGATTCGGATAAAAAGCGCCTGCATGGAGAAAAAGGAAAACATTGCCGGGCAATCGCATGAATTGACTCAGCACAACACGATTGAGCTGCGAATAGCTCTTGAAGCGGTAGGACTGGTAATTCACGTCGCTGTAAAGGGGCACGGCTGCTTCCACCATTATGCTTCCGCCGCGCCAGAGATGCGTGGATAATGCCGGCAGCACCTGCAGATGCGCTTTGAAACGGTCGTCATAGTTTCCCAAATAGAGGCTTAATCCGGGAGTCAGAATCAGATCAAATCGGCCCGCCGCCTTTTCCCGTACCTCTGCCTCGCGCGGCAGCTTGTGACGCGGGGAGCGCAGCGTAAGCCACTCACTTGCCGCCATCGGTTCGCCGTCCCTTACAATTCGTCGATAATCCGTCAAATCAACAGCCAATTCTACTAATGGAACGCGATTCCGGCAGCGACATAAGATAATATGCTCAGCCTCCGGCAACTCTTTTTCGCAAATGGCGAGCAGAACTGCAGCGGCATAGAATTCGTCGCGGTAAACGCGGTTTTCATAAAAAAGCACCGGAGCTTTAGACTCGCCTCGCTCCATGTAGAGATTTTCAAACCCTTCCTCCGCCGCTCGTCGGATCAAATTGTCAAAGAACTCGACACCTGACGCCTGAAAAGCCGTCGCTAAAAGAATAACAAAGATATGAATCGTTTTCATCAGCG contains the following coding sequences:
- a CDS encoding YjbH domain-containing protein, whose protein sequence is MKTIHIFVILLATAFQASGVEFFDNLIRRAAEEGFENLYMERGESKAPVLFYENRVYRDEFYAAAVLLAICEKELPEAEHIILCRCRNRVPLVELAVDLTDYRRIVRDGEPMAASEWLTLRSPRHKLPREAEVREKAAGRFDLILTPGLSLYLGNYDDRFKAHLQVLPALSTHLWRGGSIMVEAAVPLYSDVNYQSYRFKSYSQLNRVVLSQFMRLPGNVFLFLHAGAFYPNRWGFGGEAVKWLLHRQLALGYRLEYTGFLLYFQNQLYYSQLGLITSRAYLTTWLKPLNMEVTASYNRYVMKDSGWMLEAMRFYRETGIGAYAGVTQQDKFGGVKVRVALSRNKRPAPSVFRIVLPNYYEYAYKATTV